A window of Streptomyces marispadix contains these coding sequences:
- a CDS encoding sensor histidine kinase — MPRRPPLLPPPSLRPHRDGVLIALAGLAGGLVLWRFGLYNTPERGREFGAWLLLPLAVMCLTALGRRSAQPWALLVAVAALVADFAMGSLLATVVVFTDIVYAAVLYGPRRSARALLPASVAVTVAVTLGTMAAFRSPATLLLGAFCAAITIVPAWTGLIIRDHRNAAAAERLRAEQTALLAEMDRVQAVGAERARMARELHDLIANHLSAIAIHSTAALSLDPPDEAATRDSLGVIRENSVQGLAEMRRLIGLLRDASGEDAAQPAASPTLAGLDALLERARAGAGNPGLSFSLRDRRGPGGASLPAPVELAAYRVVQESLTNALKHSAPGTVTVELARDRTPGPLTVRVTSPLRDTGGPHEADGSVGTEPRAPGSGTGLIGMRERVELLGGKLHVGPTADGSYGTADSDDTENTENAEDAGDSEATQDTRATQGTGKTGYGATRVWVVRAELPVEEGSPG, encoded by the coding sequence ATGCCACGCCGTCCGCCGCTGCTTCCGCCTCCGTCGCTGCGCCCGCACCGCGACGGAGTGCTCATCGCGCTCGCCGGGCTCGCCGGCGGGCTCGTGCTGTGGCGGTTCGGGCTCTACAACACCCCTGAGCGTGGCCGTGAGTTCGGCGCCTGGCTGCTGCTACCCCTCGCCGTGATGTGCCTGACCGCGCTCGGACGCAGATCCGCACAGCCATGGGCGCTGCTGGTGGCGGTGGCCGCGCTCGTCGCGGACTTCGCGATGGGATCGCTGCTGGCGACCGTCGTCGTCTTCACCGATATCGTCTACGCGGCGGTGCTCTACGGGCCGAGGCGATCCGCCCGCGCACTGCTGCCCGCGAGCGTCGCCGTGACGGTCGCGGTGACGCTCGGCACCATGGCCGCCTTCCGCTCCCCCGCGACGCTGCTGCTCGGGGCGTTCTGCGCGGCCATCACCATCGTGCCCGCCTGGACGGGTCTGATCATCCGCGACCACCGCAACGCCGCCGCGGCCGAGCGCCTGCGTGCCGAACAGACCGCGCTGCTGGCCGAGATGGACCGCGTACAGGCTGTCGGTGCCGAACGCGCCCGTATGGCACGGGAGTTGCACGACCTGATCGCAAACCACCTCTCCGCCATCGCCATCCATTCCACCGCCGCCCTCTCCCTCGACCCCCCGGACGAGGCGGCGACCCGCGACTCTCTCGGCGTCATACGGGAGAACAGCGTGCAGGGCCTGGCCGAGATGCGGCGCCTCATCGGGCTGCTGCGCGACGCCTCCGGGGAGGACGCGGCACAGCCCGCGGCCTCCCCGACGCTCGCCGGTCTCGACGCCCTGCTGGAGCGGGCACGCGCGGGCGCGGGCAACCCCGGTCTCAGCTTCTCGCTACGGGATCGACGCGGGCCCGGCGGCGCCTCGCTGCCCGCGCCCGTCGAACTCGCCGCGTACCGCGTCGTACAGGAGTCGCTGACGAACGCCCTCAAGCACTCGGCGCCCGGCACGGTCACCGTGGAGCTGGCCCGCGACCGTACTCCCGGACCGCTCACGGTCCGCGTCACCAGCCCCCTCCGCGACACCGGCGGCCCTCACGAAGCCGATGGCTCAGTCGGCACCGAACCGCGCGCTCCCGGCTCCGGCACTGGCCTGATCGGCATGCGCGAACGCGTCGAACTGCTCGGCGGCAAGCTCCATGTGGGCCCGACGGCGGACGGCTCGTACGGCACAGCAGACTCGGACGACACAGAGAACACAGAGAACGCAGAGGACGCAGGGGACTCGGAGGCCACGCAGGACACCAGGGCCACGCAGGGCACAGGCAAGACCGGCTACGGCGCCACGAGGGTGTGGGTCGTACGGGCCGAACTGCCCGTCGAGGAAGGGAGTCCCGGTTGA
- a CDS encoding senescence-associated domain-containing protein, with the protein MNDKDHAPEQGERAEPEEYDEEYEETYDDGPYEGTYEGDAYGGEEPYGPENGETDGGGDRGGGGGEQGPADLPAVPRHEDPDVLLDVPQVHVEEINLEVQDLRARVSLQAEVLDILKLNVGADVALGKVQLDIKGVEAQALLKVRLDNVAQVIGRVLTTIDRNPQILEHITAGLGSATRELGSGASEAVGELGRGASSAVEDVGEGAGETVKEVGKGAGGAVKDVGEGAGGAVKDVGEGAGGAVRDVGEGAGGAVKDVGEGAGETAKEVGKGAGKAVEDVGEGAGETAKEVGGGAGEAAREVGGGAGRAVEDVGEEAGEAARDVGGSAAETTRDVAETAAETTRDVGGSAGKTIDESGRPVRKTAKSASRTAKRTGEGAGGAERSGRSDERPRRRPIRKRERDEPP; encoded by the coding sequence ATGAACGACAAGGACCACGCCCCTGAGCAGGGGGAACGGGCAGAGCCGGAAGAGTACGACGAGGAGTACGAGGAGACGTACGACGACGGTCCGTACGAGGGCACGTACGAAGGAGACGCCTACGGAGGGGAAGAGCCCTACGGACCGGAGAACGGGGAGACAGACGGGGGCGGTGACAGGGGCGGGGGCGGCGGAGAGCAGGGCCCCGCGGATCTGCCCGCAGTGCCCCGCCACGAGGACCCCGACGTCCTGCTCGACGTACCGCAGGTCCATGTCGAGGAGATCAACCTGGAGGTCCAGGACCTGCGGGCACGCGTCTCGCTCCAGGCCGAGGTGCTGGACATCCTCAAGCTCAACGTGGGTGCGGACGTCGCCCTCGGCAAGGTCCAGCTCGACATCAAGGGCGTCGAGGCACAGGCGCTGCTGAAGGTGCGCCTCGACAACGTCGCCCAGGTCATCGGCCGCGTGCTGACCACCATCGACCGCAACCCCCAGATCCTGGAGCACATCACCGCCGGTCTCGGCTCCGCGACGCGTGAGCTGGGCAGCGGCGCGAGCGAGGCGGTCGGCGAACTGGGCCGGGGCGCCAGCTCCGCGGTCGAGGACGTCGGCGAAGGCGCAGGTGAGACGGTCAAGGAGGTCGGCAAGGGCGCGGGCGGAGCCGTAAAGGACGTCGGCGAGGGCGCGGGCGGAGCCGTAAAGGACGTCGGCGAAGGCGCGGGCGGAGCAGTCAGAGATGTCGGCGAAGGCGCGGGCGGAGCCGTAAAGGACGTCGGCGAAGGCGCCGGTGAGACGGCGAAGGAAGTCGGCAAGGGCGCCGGCAAGGCCGTCGAGGACGTCGGCGAGGGCGCGGGCGAGACCGCCAAGGAAGTCGGCGGCGGAGCAGGCGAAGCCGCGCGGGAGGTCGGCGGCGGAGCAGGCCGGGCCGTCGAGGACGTCGGCGAGGAAGCGGGCGAGGCCGCACGCGACGTCGGCGGCAGCGCGGCGGAGACCACCCGCGACGTCGCGGAGACCGCGGCGGAGACCACCCGCGACGTCGGCGGCAGCGCCGGAAAGACCATCGACGAGTCCGGACGTCCCGTGCGCAAGACCGCGAAGTCGGCCTCACGCACGGCGAAGAGGACGGGTGAGGGCGCAGGCGGAGCGGAGCGTTCGGGCCGGTCGGACGAGCGGCCCAGGCGGCGCCCCATCCGTAAGCGCGAGCGCGACGAGCCGCCGTGA
- a CDS encoding glycoside hydrolase family 3 N-terminal domain-containing protein, whose product MPKKPTARASAAAAGAAALAAVVPFALDAGASPAGPSGPGSAASECAARQSAEMSLEQKAGQLFIGGVDADEPADAEIAAVKDLHLGGVILTNGSSAGAQTTRQVSDRVREAASTGGVPMWVSADQEGGKVQHLKGPGFDAMPTAVEQGRLGAGELRTKAKGWGGQLSAAGVNVNLAPVLDTVPAELGGDNKPIGFLERNYGTTPAAVSSLGTAYQAGMTDAGVTPAVKHFPGLGRVLGNTDDTKDVRDDVTTRDDAYLEPFRKAITAEKQPLVMISSARYTKIDPDALAPFSSAVVTGMLREDLGFDGVIVSDDLGAAKAVEDVPPGERALRFLSAGGTVVLSVDAGTMPEMVGAVLQRARSDEQFLARVEEDAKRVVEAKAAAGLLDCG is encoded by the coding sequence ATGCCGAAGAAACCGACCGCCCGCGCCTCCGCCGCAGCGGCCGGCGCCGCCGCCCTCGCCGCAGTCGTCCCCTTCGCGCTCGACGCGGGCGCCTCCCCGGCGGGTCCGTCCGGACCGGGCTCCGCCGCGTCCGAGTGCGCGGCACGGCAGTCCGCGGAGATGAGCCTGGAGCAGAAGGCCGGACAGCTCTTCATCGGCGGCGTCGACGCGGACGAACCGGCGGACGCCGAGATCGCGGCCGTGAAGGATCTGCACCTGGGCGGCGTCATCCTCACCAACGGCAGCAGCGCGGGAGCGCAGACCACACGTCAGGTGAGCGACCGGGTGCGGGAGGCGGCGAGCACCGGCGGTGTGCCGATGTGGGTCTCCGCCGACCAGGAGGGCGGCAAGGTCCAGCACCTGAAGGGGCCCGGCTTCGACGCGATGCCCACGGCCGTGGAGCAAGGCAGGCTCGGCGCGGGGGAGTTGCGTACGAAGGCGAAGGGCTGGGGCGGACAGCTCAGCGCGGCGGGCGTCAACGTCAACCTCGCGCCCGTCCTGGACACCGTTCCGGCGGAACTCGGCGGCGACAACAAGCCCATCGGCTTCCTGGAGCGCAACTACGGCACCACACCCGCGGCGGTCTCCTCGCTGGGCACCGCCTACCAGGCGGGTATGACGGACGCGGGCGTGACACCCGCCGTCAAGCACTTCCCCGGGCTCGGCCGGGTGCTGGGCAACACCGACGACACCAAGGACGTCAGGGACGACGTCACCACCAGGGACGACGCCTACCTCGAACCCTTCCGCAAGGCGATCACCGCGGAGAAGCAGCCGCTGGTGATGATCTCAAGCGCCCGCTACACCAAGATCGATCCGGATGCCCTGGCCCCGTTCTCGTCGGCCGTCGTCACCGGCATGCTCCGTGAGGACCTCGGTTTCGACGGCGTCATCGTCTCCGACGACCTGGGTGCGGCGAAGGCGGTCGAGGACGTGCCGCCCGGCGAGCGCGCGCTGCGCTTCCTGTCGGCGGGCGGGACGGTCGTGCTCAGCGTGGACGCGGGCACGATGCCCGAGATGGTCGGCGCGGTGCTCCAACGCGCCCGCAGCGACGAGCAGTTCCTCGCCCGGGTCGAGGAGGACGCCAAGCGCGTCGTCGAGGCGAAGGCCGCCGCGGGACTGCTCGACTGCGGCTGA
- a CDS encoding cob(I)yrinic acid a,c-diamide adenosyltransferase gives MVNLTRIYTRTGDSGTTALGDMSRTAKTDTRIAAYADANEANAAIGVALALGELPREIVTVLVRVQNDLFDVGADLATPVVQDPEFPPLRVEQSYIDKLEADCDAYLQELDKLRSFILPGGTPGAALLHQACTVVRRAERSTWAALDEHGDIMNPLTATYLNRLSDLLFILARSANKSVGDVMWVPGENR, from the coding sequence ATGGTCAATCTGACGCGCATCTACACCCGTACCGGCGACTCCGGCACCACCGCCCTCGGCGACATGAGCCGTACCGCCAAGACCGACACGCGCATCGCGGCCTACGCCGACGCCAACGAGGCCAACGCCGCGATCGGGGTGGCCCTCGCACTCGGCGAACTGCCGCGGGAGATCGTCACCGTGCTCGTACGCGTGCAGAACGACCTGTTCGACGTCGGGGCCGACCTGGCCACGCCCGTAGTCCAGGACCCGGAGTTCCCGCCCCTGCGCGTCGAGCAGAGCTACATCGACAAGCTGGAGGCGGACTGCGACGCCTACCTCCAGGAACTGGACAAGCTGCGCAGCTTCATCCTGCCGGGAGGCACCCCGGGTGCGGCGCTGCTGCACCAGGCGTGCACCGTCGTACGGAGGGCGGAGCGTTCGACGTGGGCCGCGCTGGACGAGCACGGCGACATCATGAACCCGCTGACGGCGACGTACCTCAACCGCCTTTCGGACCTGCTGTTCATCCTGGCGCGCTCGGCCAACAAGTCGGTCGGCGACGTGATGTGGGTGCCGGGCGAGAACCGCTGA
- a CDS encoding APC family permease yields the protein MAVDSSPEAPLHEGGDDKKLKREFGTIGLLFTAVGSIIGSGWLFGALDAAQLAGPAAIISWAIGCVMFVIIGMTYSELGTMFPHSGGVARYPHYSFGSFTSFSIGWVTWIAAAAVAPVEVLAVVQYSTNYVPWLQKIQDKEAVLTPAGTGVSIVLMAIFVIVNFFGVRWFARINNVLVWWKLVVILVVIAVFFALSFNPAHITAPEFGGFAPYGSQGVFSAVATAGIAFSFFGFRQGVELAGETDNPKRNVPLTLIGSVVICGIIYILLQIAFLGAVPSSAIKAEGWQAVGAHFSSHGDVLATFGPLAAIAGILGAVWLAGVLYADAIISPGDTGLIYAGVTARISYAMGRNKNAPAGLAKVNRTGVPWVSLILAFIVGCFFFLPFPGWSKLVEFVTNSTVLSFGCGPLVMLAMRKQMPDHPRPFKLGDKWVWIIGFLALWSTNLIVYWTGWDTNWKLFLAIVLGYVLMAAYYQFAKQQTPPLDFKHGWWMLVWYGGLAVISYLGDYPAQEEKAGNLGLLGFNLGAVACLALTAVVIWMALRAALPTERVQEILSEQDTTEDAPPQH from the coding sequence ATGGCCGTGGACAGCAGCCCCGAAGCACCACTTCACGAGGGCGGCGACGACAAGAAACTCAAACGGGAATTCGGGACCATCGGGCTGCTGTTCACAGCGGTCGGATCCATCATCGGATCCGGCTGGCTGTTCGGAGCGCTCGACGCGGCCCAGCTCGCCGGACCCGCGGCCATCATCTCCTGGGCCATCGGCTGCGTCATGTTCGTCATCATCGGGATGACCTACTCCGAACTCGGCACGATGTTCCCGCACTCGGGCGGCGTCGCGCGGTATCCGCACTATTCGTTCGGTTCCTTCACGAGCTTCTCCATCGGGTGGGTCACGTGGATCGCCGCCGCCGCGGTGGCGCCGGTGGAGGTCCTGGCAGTCGTCCAGTACTCCACCAACTACGTGCCGTGGCTACAGAAGATCCAGGACAAGGAAGCGGTCCTCACTCCTGCCGGCACCGGCGTCTCCATCGTGCTTATGGCGATCTTCGTCATCGTCAACTTCTTCGGCGTGCGGTGGTTCGCCCGCATCAACAACGTGCTGGTGTGGTGGAAACTCGTCGTCATCCTGGTCGTCATCGCGGTCTTCTTCGCGCTGAGCTTCAACCCGGCCCACATCACCGCGCCTGAATTCGGCGGATTCGCACCGTACGGATCACAAGGTGTCTTCTCGGCGGTAGCCACAGCGGGAATCGCGTTCTCCTTCTTCGGATTCCGTCAGGGCGTGGAACTCGCGGGCGAGACCGACAACCCGAAGCGGAATGTGCCGCTGACTCTGATCGGCTCCGTCGTCATCTGCGGCATCATCTACATCCTGCTCCAGATCGCCTTCCTCGGCGCCGTGCCCAGCAGCGCCATCAAGGCGGAAGGCTGGCAGGCCGTCGGCGCGCACTTCAGCTCGCACGGCGACGTACTGGCGACCTTCGGCCCCCTCGCGGCCATCGCCGGAATCCTCGGCGCGGTCTGGCTGGCAGGCGTGCTCTACGCGGACGCCATCATCTCTCCCGGGGACACCGGCCTGATCTACGCGGGCGTCACCGCACGTATCTCCTACGCGATGGGCCGCAACAAGAACGCCCCCGCGGGCCTCGCCAAGGTCAACCGGACCGGCGTCCCCTGGGTCAGCCTGATCCTCGCGTTCATCGTCGGATGCTTCTTCTTCCTGCCGTTCCCCGGCTGGAGCAAGCTGGTCGAGTTCGTCACCAACTCCACGGTCCTCTCCTTCGGTTGCGGACCGCTCGTCATGCTGGCGATGCGCAAGCAGATGCCGGACCACCCCCGCCCGTTCAAGCTCGGCGACAAGTGGGTGTGGATCATCGGTTTCCTCGCCCTGTGGTCGACGAACCTCATCGTCTACTGGACGGGCTGGGACACCAACTGGAAGCTCTTCCTGGCGATCGTGCTCGGCTACGTGCTGATGGCCGCGTACTACCAGTTCGCGAAGCAGCAGACGCCGCCGCTCGACTTCAAGCACGGCTGGTGGATGCTGGTCTGGTACGGCGGCCTGGCAGTGATCAGCTACCTCGGCGACTACCCGGCGCAGGAGGAGAAGGCCGGAAACCTCGGCCTGCTCGGCTTCAACCTCGGAGCGGTAGCCTGCCTGGCGCTCACCGCCGTCGTGATCTGGATGGCGCTTCGTGCGGCCCTGCCGACGGAGCGCGTCCAGGAGATCCTCAGCGAGCAGGACACCACGGAGGACGCACCGCCGCAGCACTGA